Proteins encoded in a region of the Podarcis muralis chromosome 2, rPodMur119.hap1.1, whole genome shotgun sequence genome:
- the LOC114592243 gene encoding zinc finger protein 174-like, whose protein sequence is MKMEEQDSAAESSQRAGKAPQLVPATSIGEPLCWTVAQPKVKQEPGKGLLLHHWEVQWQEFLKTMESPLPGSGAPYLHGEAAPWDDAKGFLTSFERVAEACQWPKGELAARLLPALRGGAERAFGSLEASDREDYGKVKAAILRGDTTAQEKQRQRFHRFCYQEAEGPREAYGRLQELCRGWLKVDRHTKEQILELLILEQFLAILPPEVQGWIREAGPNSCSQAVALAEEYLQAQREAEGQEQLVGFEEAAADVSEEDRVPSDVKQRPLYVEAKQEDTSEAQLAGKQGQIQIKRSKRNNLLFLIYSAGKRWVGIPEGERYTPEDGEGFSGGRAEEENFSSCGEQENSPESHEWRSQGHEAEGARESSSFEGDGKDFSETADRKEVCAGKRQNTFCGKSFGQSPGLLVNQRAHVGGKPQNKCLICGKSFLYSSDLVIHHGERPYECPDCGKRFSRGSDRNRHQRIHTQEKLYKCLACGKCFLYSSDLVIHQRMHTGERPYECLDCGKRFSCSSDRNRHQRIHTGEKPYDCMDCGKRFSQNVHLKRHRRTHVGEKSYQLLISLALT, encoded by the exons ATGAAAATGGAGGAGCAAGACTCGGCAGCCGAGAGTTCGCAgagggcaggaaaagccccccagCTCGTCCCGGCCACAAGTATCGGGGAGCCTTTGTGTTGGACAGTTGCGCAGCCAAAGGTCAAGCAGGAACCTGGCAAAGGTCTTCTCCTTCACCACTGGGAGGTCCAGTGGCAGGAGTTCCTGAAGACAATGGAGTCTCCTCTGCCCGGATCGGGCGCCCCATATCTGCACGGCGAGGCGGCCCCATGGGACGATGCCAAGGGCTTTCTGACCTCCTTCGAGCGGGTGGCCGAGGCCTGCCAGTGGCCCAAGGGAGAGTTGGCGGCCAGGCTGCTGCCAGCCCTCCGAGGAGGGGCCGAGCGGGCCTTTGGCAGCCTGGAGGCCAGCGACAGAGAGGATTATGGGAAAGTGAAGGCGGCCATCTTGCGCGGGGACACCACCGCCCAGgagaagcagcggcagcgcttCCACcgcttctgctaccaggaggccgaggggcCGAGGGAGGCCTATGGCCGCCTCCAGGAGCTCTGCCGTGGGTGGTTAAAAGTGGACCggcacaccaaggagcagattctggagctgctgatcctggagcagttcctggctatcCTGCCGCCCGAGGTCCAGGGCTGGATCAGGGAGGCCGGGCCTAATAGCTgctcccaggcagtggccctggccgagGAATACCTCCAGGCGCAACGGGAAGCTGAGGGGCAGGAGCAGCTG GTGGGATTTGAGGAGGCCGCCGCAGATGTCTCTGAGGAAGACCGGGTGCCGTCCGATGTCAAACAGAGACCCCTATACGTGGAGGCCAAGCAGGAAGATACAAGCGAGGCCCAACTGGCGGgtaagcagggccagatt CAAATTAAGAGAAGTAAGAGAAATAACCTTCTTTTTCTCATTTATTCAGCAGGTAAAAGGTGGGTGGGCATACCTGAGGGAGAGAGATACACACCTGAAGATGGTGAGGGGTTTTCCGGagggagagcagaggaggagaacTTTTCCTCGTGTGGTGAACAAGAAAATTCCCCAGAGAGTCATGAATGGCGAAGTCAAGGCCACGAAGCAGAAGGAGCCCGCGAGTCTAGTTCCTTCGAGGGTGATGGCAAGGACTTCAGCGAAACCGCGGACCGTAAGGAAGTCTGCGCTGGCAAGAGGCAAAACACATTTTGTGGGAAAAGCTTCGGCCAAAGTCCAGGCCTCCTTGTCAACCAAAGAGCCCATGTGGGAGGAAAACCGCAGAACAAATGTTTGATTTGCGGGAAGTCCTTCCTTTACAGCTCCGACCTCGTCATCCACCACGGCGAGCGGCCCTACGAATGTCCCGACTGCGGCAAGAGATTCAGCCGAGGCTCCGACCGCAACCGCCACCAGAGGATCCACACGCAGGAAAAACTGTACAAGTGCCTGGCCTGCGGGAAATGCTTCCTCTATAGCTCGGACCTCGTCATTCATCAGAGAATGCACACCGGGGAGAGGCCTTATGAGTGCCTGGACTGCGGGAAAAGATTCAGTTGCAGCTCGGACCGCAACCGCCACCAAAGgatccacaccggggagaaaccgtACGACTGCATGGACTGTGGGAAAAGGTTCAGTCAGAACGTTCACCTCAAGAGGCACCGAAGGACCCATGTGGGAGAGAAATCGTACcagctccttatctctctcgccctgacctag